GGTCTTTTGAGCCCTTTTCACTTGGCGTTTAAGATAGATTCACTGATATCGGATTATTAATTGAAGCCACCTGAGCAGaaataacattttaattgattaaatctataaaatcatgagaAATGGTTTTGTCGGAACCAAAATTCCTTGAGGTTTTCTCAAcggactaaattgaccaaactaaaaatttagaatttaattggcaTTCAAGCAATAAATTTGAGacttatttgataattttcccaaaatttgtGTGTTAGTCCGAGAAATCTTCAATTCAATTTTGCTAACTTATTACTATTGCCGTAGTTGTCACTGTTATTCTTATTACTCGCCCTTTTACCAAAGGAAAGTCCCAAATTCATGTACTCTACGCCAAGCTTATGAAGGAGAATGTGTTTGAATGTCATTCAAACAAGCTTAAGGGGAAAAGAAATCTGAAAGTGGCCAGGAAACACGAAACAGGCTGATACGTACATACTCAACTTTCGTGAATAAAATCCGTAACTTCGAGATATTGCACCTCGATAAATGAGGACATATGCgagctaaaaaatgaaaaaatctccaaaaagttataaacatatTGTAAGACAAccgattcaattttaaacatttaattatgaagatttaattataaatcctttgacaatttgtcaatgtagtctttctaagtaattttgattgaaaatcgcTAAAATGATCACCGAGCGTCTTAAGTGGTGTGGTCAAcactaacatgaataatttgtacaacttattatttttatttttatttcttttttcccgaCAACAAACGGCCGACTACAAGCTAGCCTGGATGAGGGGATTGCCTAGGGCAACCTACCATGGAAACAATCGGCAAAGGTTGCCCTAGGCGATTTGGTGTGGGCAACAATCCAAGGAAGGGCCTAGGTAGACCTCCCTAGCCAcagtgaaaatggaaaaaaaaatcaaaaaatcaaaaaattagaaaattaaaaaattgcaataaatatCAATAGTAGCGCGGGTTCACCACATAAGATGGCTAATGTCCACATCAGCAAATTCTGGCCAATGTTGAAAGTGCATAGTAGAATTTCGATACTTTTACTTGGAGAGATTGCTAAGAGGCAACCCAAGTCCAAGCTCACCTACCTAGAAACCACAACCATGGGCTCCAATACGATTTGTTGGAAGCATGCAACAAAAGTCCAAATCCAAGACCGCCAATATATTTATTTGGGCCCATATTCACTCAAAAATTTAAGCCAATGAGTTATAAGTCAATTATTAACTGCTCTACATCATATAAATTCCTTAATGTGGGAGTTCTCTAATACAAGTCACTCACGTGAGCATCCTAACacaaaattggctagaatattccgataaattgttaaaaagtttaaaattaaattagaaaaattgaaaagcttGTAACCGAATTGACCGCcacataataggtttaagattttttggacaattatctctTGAGAATTTCAGTTGGATAACCGAAACACAagattatttgtgaaaataatatGGGAAATCTAACTTTAAGTGATACGCTTAATCTACACCTACATTCAGGTGGATATAAAAAGTGACGAATAAAATGACTGTTGGCTTCTCAACGCTATGATAGCATTCGCtttagaaagaaaaggacatgcACCAGAACTCGACAAAGGAAATCGATCAGATGCTATGCTGTGGACAAGTTGTATATGGCCTGATTTTGTCAATCTGGAGACTTTAAGCATTGACAATAGTCCCCACCAAGGATATCTAAATTCACGATTCAGGTTGGCCTCCGAAAATAGGCCATCCTAAAAGTGCATGTTAGAGGAAGTTTGGTTGGGTTATGACCCAATCAATCTTGAGTCGCAAGTGGCAATTCTAATGTTTTGACAAGTAAGCAAGTTCACGCATTTGAAGCTTCGAACAGCGAAACATAACAAGGTGAGATGAGAGACCTACGAACAATCAGTACAAGCTGGTAAAGCTATATATAGATAGCGACAATCCGCGATCACAGATTCACAAATTGCCAATAATTCAGATTTGAGTAGGCACTCATCACCTTGAAATAAGCTCCAAACTAAATCACTGCAGACCTCGCAAAGAACAACCCCAAAAAGGTGGAATGCCAAAGAATGTCTGTAGCACTGGACCACCCTCACTTCTCTAGGGTGTACCAGCTGAGGATAGGGATGTATATATTATGCTTGTGTGATGGGTCGGCAAACCTAGGCTAGGCTCGTCCTAGGCGGATCCTACTTTTGTCCATCCGCGTAGAATCATGATCAAGAAAGGGTAATTGCAACCACCAGTGACAAGgacaattaataatataatatctCTCTCCACGATCTTATAGCGTCAGGAGCTCTTTCCATAGCTTTTATGACGCCTTATCGTCTTTCTTTCGTTCTTTCCGATTAGAAGTATTCGGCAAAGTAAACATATAGTGCTAACCAAACCAACAAGAGTACAAGACTTCTGATATGAGGATGaatatttggaaaatgtaattgaatctTATTAAACCTCATGAAAAGCCCCCAAATGCAAAAGGCAGATAACAACAGTAGGCGGAGAAAGAAAGGGTCACGAGACACATGCAATTTCGCGTAACATTTGAACAATAATCATTTACAGATTGAACTGAAAAAGACACAAATTATATTGCTCACAGCCATGTACAGAACCTTCAATGAATACCCAAAACTGTGAATCTGAAGAGGAAGGCGAAAAGTCAGCAGTTATCCTGAAATTCTAAAGCTTCGCCAAGAGGGTTTTTCTCAAAGTAATCATCTGCAGTCAAGCTACCAGTGTAGCCTTCTCTGCTGCATGATCTTGTAAAAATGAATCATATGTTAAACTCCTGGCTACATCGAAGAAATGGGCAACTGCTTCTTCAGGTGTCCCAACAAGGACACCATGCCCCAGATTAAGAATGTGACCTTTTGGCCCTGCGCATTTCACAACCCTGGAAAATGTACCGAGTCAGATCAAACTCTAATAAATATTATCCTTTCGTTCACctatccaaatttcaaaataaacttAAGCTGCCATATTTCTGAGTCACCATAACTTGTCTACATATGATCAAAGCAGGATCCTCAATGAAAATTCCCTCAATCTAGGCCAGATCCTACCAACTATGTTAGGTGAGTAGATCTTTGTCTCATTTTAGATTACCAAAATTGTCAGCCATCAAACACCATCCCCTATCTACACTTTTTCAGTAGTACAACCAAGCAAATGTTGTAGGCTTCAATCCAAAGCTTTTGACCACAAGGAAGTTTAGCCACTCAACCAATAAAAATCAAggcaatttgaaaaaatatattgacCTTTGAATTTCTTCAGTCAAGGCTGGGAGAGGAGAGAACAAGTAAGCAGGGTCAACATTTCCCTGCACGCCAACTCCACTACCTAACCGTTTCCTTCCATCTGCCATGTCCACAGTCCAGTCCAGCCCAATCACATCCACTCCAGTTTCTGTCATTCGCTCAAGAAGGCCACCATTTCCATTTATGTATAGGACGAGCGGAGTTCCTGggcatctctctctcacaaCATCCACAATCTGCAATCCCATGTGGGTCATTGGATCAGACGAAAAACGGGATGATTAGCTTAAAGCATTTTCcacttgatttcttttgttgttgttgttgttgtttttttttttttttttttttcttggtgcTTAAACTTGGCAGAACAAGGATGCGATAACTCAAATAGGAGAGAGATGCTTGCAGTCAATGACATCCTTTTCCATATAAGATGACAAATTTCGACAGTTAAAGTTAATGTTCTCCCTCGAGACCAAGAAAAATGCAACCATTTTGACTGAGCCTCATGCACAAACAGCAATCCAAGCTTATGCACAGACCATCTGTGCTTAGCCCAACTCTAGCAGCAAGACAAAGTAAGTAGTACCGAATGTCTAACAAAGAAACCGTGTCAAGGAAGTTAGACGAAATCAGAATGAAAACAGCTGCTACCTGTTGGATGTAAGGCTTTGACCAGTGTTCCCACATGTCAGGAGGTAGCTGTCCACCCCATGAATCAAATATTTGTATACAATGAGCTCCAGATTCCACCTGGAAGATGGCATATTCTGCAATTGCTTGAGCAATATGAGATAGGAGAGTCCTCAATACATGCGGCGCTGTATGGCACATGCTTTTTATGACAGTATATGTCCGAGTCGTACCCCCTTCAACCACATATGTAGCAATTGTCCATGGTGCCCCAACAAAACCAAGTAGAGTGGCCCGCCCTTCAACCTTTATAAAAGATGAGTTCAAAAAGCAAGTAGCTACAATGACAATTATTTCTCTGTTGGTGACTTAATATAAATTAGCTGAACCCCTTCATGTGAATGTCATGCTATCATCAATTACCTCCTGCCGCAAGATCCTCAAGGAATCTCCTACAAAATGAAGTTTCCCCAAGTCAATTGAATGCAATGACTTCAAGGCCTCCTCAGAACGAATTGGGGACCCGATTACAGGGCCCCTTACTTCTTCGATGTCAAATGGGACCCCAAATGCAGGTAAAGGGGTGAGTATGTCAGAGAAAATGATAACCCCATCTGGATGAAAAGCTTCCCAAGGCTGCAAAGAAATTTCCACAATGAGATCAGTGGTCTCTGACCTCTCTCTGAAGGATGGATGTTTCTCTGCAAGCTTTCTGTAAACAGCCATATACCTTCCAGCTTGTCGCATCATCCATGCCGGGGGCCTATTCACAGGATCTCCTCTAGCAGCCCTTACCAAGAGTGGAtctgaaagtaaaatatatTCGTAgagcaaaataaaattaatgaactCAAACTGGgaaatttcaaacaaagtgaTGCCTTACAAGAAAGGAGAGTAAGACAAAAGGGGGATAAAGGAGGACTGAATAATTGACTTGGTTTTGTTGAATGTGAATGAACAAGGCTCCAAAAAGAATACTAGATAACAGAGAATTCGTCATACATGAAAGTTATTGCCACTCCATCTTTCTAGCCTCCACACCTCTCCATTGTGTGAAATACCATTGGAAAACCATTAGTTGTGGAGTATCTACCAATGTGAAGTCTGACATACAACTtcccaatcaaatcaatttatcaaACTAATCTTACTAAAAGCAAACTAGAGATCACTGTGACACCTCTCCAAAGAAAGTAACAACCACAGTATTAATGGCCAGACATCAAAGAGATCCAATGGCTAAACTTCCACATAAGAATACAACTTTGCAGTTATCAAACCGACACGAAACATAACcacaaatgagaaaaatcagAGCCAACAAAATGGCAGCAAAGCCAAGTTCAAGCAGTACGTCTACAGCATTCTCTCGAGTGCAATCTGCATTGACCTTCGCAGTACATTTTGAAACGTCCTATCCAGCCATCATTTAGAATCCACTTCTGACTACTTCTAGTCACCACACCGAAGCACCACTTCCAGATATAAGCACAAGCCATTCAACTCATGCATAGTGATAATCCACAGCACACGAGAGTGCAAACCACGAAAATTCAACACCCCGAAACGGCGCAAGAAATAAACTTTACAAGAAATTACTgaaaaaaagggaacaaaaaaaaccaaatttaccAGTAGCTGAAGAGGAAGAGCAAGCCACGCGAAACCCCCGGCGGGAATTCCTCCTATTACGAGGGACCCAGAACGCGTCGAGGGGAGTGCAACGAAACCCTAGATGCTGCACGGTCGGCATCGAAGAACTGCTTAAACCCAGCGAGCCACACGCGCTACACAGACACCGACCAAACAGCAGAGTCAGATGAATAAGCATTCCCGGAAGAGAAGCGAAAGAAGGGCGCAATTCGGAGAACGAAGGTCCCAACCTGGTCAAAGAAGGAAGACCCATTGGAGAGGAGAACGGGATTGTGCTTTCCCTGTGCTTAGCTCCGGTGGGtcttccttatctctctctcgGCTATGGCTTCTCTGATCTTCAGGAGATGAGTGAAAGTTCGTAACTTTGACTTCAGTTCGGGGCTGTGAACTCTTTGCAAAAGATtacattttgttcttttttgcgTTTGGTTTTCTTGCATTTTCGTTTCTTACCGGGCGGATGGTGGATCCAGAAGGATTTGGGGACGGGCCGGTCCAGGACCGACACCTGCGTTTCTGCATTATTTAGTTTCTTAACAAAATGTTAGTAATTTGTAACCGTGgcatgaaaggaaaaatccatgtacatttcattattttgttgtttatttttttggtggaatcatttttttcattgctTAAGAAGCACTCTGTAGCAAAATTCTTTGCATTTTATCTTATACTTCATTCGATAAAAAGTTGAAACATCCTTCCCAATTTCACCCATCATATTATTATGGATTCTCTGCTCTGAGACCATTAATCTTCCTTAGTATGGTTAAAATTAGTCTTGTCAATGTCATTAGTTATTATTGTATATTCCtctaaaatcatcaattttctcAATAGTTTGAATTTGAGTCCGGATAGGATGACGAAAAATTCACAATGTATGATGAAGTCCTCTAATCCGAATACACCTAGATATAAAAAACTTCAGGTTAGAGGaattgataagaaaaaaattaagataaaataatatttttcttccaaCGATGGGTGGGGTGGTTCATCTAGCTTTGCCGGCCATTGCACAATGACCATCTCCACGACAATTGATCATGCTTTTTTACCACTATGCAATTGTCCTTGCCTCCAACCACCGTGAATCGCCATCACTATCAAGATGTTTATACTCCCAATTGATAGGAAAACAAGACAGTCCTACGGAGGAAAAAAGCGAGGGTCCATGGTGGGCCGCCTCGGTGGAAGTCGCAAGGCACCCCCTCGAGCCGCCAAGgactttttataatttaaacCCGTATTTTATTGATAGTTTGGGCTTGAGTCATATTACCTATatataatctctcttttttataattcaatATTGTAACATGTTAATTATATTATAACCCTCAATTGGATATATTCTTAGCTTAAGGATAGATCAAGTTAAACCCGGTATCTTGATTTCGCTTCCTCgttttactctctattttgtTATAATTGTATGCCTAATCTTAACAAGCGCTCGAATCCTTCCACAAACAACTACGCTCAAAGGATCTAGTCTTCCAAAATAGAGGCAAGTGGCCTACATTACTCGCTGCCCTGTTGCCATCCACCGGTGGATCTCCATCCAGCTTCTCTCCGCCCCCTCACTGCCTCGGATTGTCGGCTTCGGCGTCGAGTGGCACCCAAGCTTTGCGCATGGTGCTCACCACCTCGCCACCACCATTCACCTCTACATCGGCCATTGTTGCCTCGTCTATCATATCGCCGCAGTGGCTACCTCCCCCGTCGCTTTGCAACGTGACTCGAGGCTCATCTTCACTGGTGTTCGAACCATCTGTGACACAGTGAAGCTAAGTGAGGAATGCAGTTTGAAAGTGGAGATTCAGTGAATTTGGCAAACCTAGCGATGAAGAAGACTAACCAGAGGGAGTTAGAGAGAGTGACTTTGAAAGCTGATGAGGAGTGAGGTCTGGATTTACTGAAGATTGTGCTGCgcaagtaagtttttttttttttaaattatcctatTTTGGATTACCCTAAAGATGTGATGAGATTTTTTTACAATCCAGGCGATAATTAGAGGATTTCTAATCTGATTTTATCCTACCGTATTCTAATCCAAATTCGGACAATCAAATGCAAGTCCCCGTATTGCCGTGATTGCATTGGCATTACTCCAAACTGGAAAATTACAGATACTTAGGCCCTGCATGGTAATGCAAGTCCCCATATTGCCGTGTTTGCATTTCACATACCATTTCCAACTTTGAAATACGCATTCATGAAGTACAGGAAATCACCTTTTGGATAAGTTCTCATGCCTATCAAACTCGACACAAACTGTCATAATTTATCTGGATGGTGATATTAATGGTTTTATCTGCATTTTGTTCAATAATTTGGTGACAGGTGGCGGGTCagtcatataaaaaaatacaaataataacCTAAAATATCGTATGCAACTATCTGCAAGCTGGGTCCTCCAGAAAGCCAGAGGCTCGGCTTTATTTGTTGTATGCAAGTGATCTTGCCAATTGCAACTTCTCATCTCAGCTTACATTGATATGGCCGCACTCCAAATTATAGAGATGAGATAAAAAAGAGATCACCTTACTTGGGCATTTTGATTACTCCAATAAGTGCAGAAAATTAATGAATTCGGCAGTTAATGAAATCGAGCTCATTTGATAATCATAACTAGTttggtttaaaaaaattcaattaggTAAAAAATCACTTAATTAGCTAAGTAATTATGGgttttcttaattaattcaatagaaaaaaaatccaaattggaAATTAAATCTTGCCTGTTCCAATGCTAATAGTCTAAAACCTTCCGATGGTATTCACAGTTCTATATTTGGCATGAAAAAAATGTTGTTCAGTACTCAATATTCAGGCATCATCAAACAatttttatcttcatttttcGACAATTAATTGGTCAACGCTAAAAATTCAGCACTAAATTCTCAGTTTTACCAGAAATACTGAAAAGAGAGCAATCGAAAGCCAGTGCGGTACACGTCATGAAATGCTCTTTTATATAGTTGCAGATATCAGGCAATAGATTTGTGGAGTCGAATTCTTTAAGCCGACAAATAATGCTCCTGCCATTGTATTTAAAATTATGCAAAACAATGTTGACATGCATAAAGTACTAAGTTATGAGAAGATCTAATGAACATCGTAGTGGAACCACATTTTGATAATAATTCCATTTATCGCTTTGGTCTTCATTCATTCTATCTGGGAAAATCCTCAATCCAAAGAAGTAGCTGAATGGGAATTTGCTGGATCAGAGCAGTGAGCAGAACAAAGTATACTTACATCACGAGCGACCAATAGAAACATTTACAGAGCATAtcattaagaaaacaaagtTTCACCAGAGGGAAACAGAACAAAGTTCAACTGCCAAAGTTGGCTTTCTTGCCTCCCCTGTCCAATAAATAGCCTAGGCTACAATATACAGAGGTAAGCTGAAACTTTTGCACAAAATCTATTGAAGCGATTCACTTAAAACAAAGTCATGCATGTGATACAAGGGGAGATTTCAATGAGTCATTACATCAGATGCAGCTGATCGGGACAATAATGATCCATGACAATGTAGTCAAACCAATGGTGACTGACATTCATAGCAAAGTTGACGTCACATAGAGTCAGATGATAAAGGTGAATGATCAATGCCATAGCAAAGAGGAAATTAAGCCTAATCTTCAGTCCTACAAATATCTATATCAGTGGACTCACTGTCTTCACTACACTACATCACTTGTTAAGGTGgataaacattttcatggtaCACATGAGGATTGTAtagaatggaaaaaaattctAGACAGCAAAATCATCACTATTTGGAAAATCATGGAAATAAAGTACTTTGAGAGACATTTCAACAGGAACTCAGTTACCAATCAAGATAATGGCCCATATGAATTTTCCGGTGCTTCATTCGAGTCACAGTTTGCAAGGTAGACTCAAAAGTAACTAAAGAATGAGAAGTTAATAAGAAATAGTCCGCATAATTCAACGACAAATGACGTTATCGTCCATGATCCCTCTACATGCAGTCAAGAATGTACTATTTATGCTGCtgaatacaaaatggttttgttgaGAGGTCTTAGAATCGAGAAGTACCTCAGTGAAAAACACCACATGTCTGCATCCTGAAATAC
The window above is part of the Eucalyptus grandis isolate ANBG69807.140 chromosome 6, ASM1654582v1, whole genome shotgun sequence genome. Proteins encoded here:
- the LOC104448542 gene encoding uroporphyrinogen decarboxylase 1, chloroplastic, yielding MGLPSLTSACGSLGLSSSSMPTVQHLGFRCTPLDAFWVPRNRRNSRRGFRVACSSSSATDPLLVRAARGDPVNRPPAWMMRQAGRYMAVYRKLAEKHPSFRERSETTDLIVEISLQPWEAFHPDGVIIFSDILTPLPAFGVPFDIEEVRGPVIGSPIRSEEALKSLHSIDLGKLHFVGDSLRILRQEVEGRATLLGFVGAPWTIATYVVEGGTTRTYTVIKSMCHTAPHVLRTLLSHIAQAIAEYAIFQVESGAHCIQIFDSWGGQLPPDMWEHWSKPYIQQIVDVVRERCPGTPLVLYINGNGGLLERMTETGVDVIGLDWTVDMADGRKRLGSGVGVQGNVDPAYLFSPLPALTEEIQRVVKCAGPKGHILNLGHGVLVGTPEEAVAHFFDVARSLTYDSFLQDHAAEKATLVA